The following are encoded in a window of Bos indicus isolate NIAB-ARS_2022 breed Sahiwal x Tharparkar chromosome 7, NIAB-ARS_B.indTharparkar_mat_pri_1.0, whole genome shotgun sequence genomic DNA:
- the FTMT gene encoding ferritin, mitochondrial, which produces MLPCFLFLPKHISTSLVFLRSARHGFALLPRWVPRLSSDYPPAAPIRLLAAAASSRGPADGAGAPSRVRQNFHPDSEAAINRQINLELYASYVYLSMAYYFSRDDVALHNFARYFLRLSREETEHAEKLMRLQNQRGGLICLQDIKKPDQNDWKSGLNAMECALLLEKNVNQSLLELHTLASDKGDPHLCDFLETHYLNEQVKSIKELGDHVNNLVKMGAPESGLAEYLFDKHTLGNENNHN; this is translated from the coding sequence ATGCTACCCTGTTTCTTGTTCCTGCCCAAGCACATCAGCACATCGTTGGTGTTCCTGCGCAGTGCGCGCCACGGCTTCGCTTTGCTGCCGCGCTGGGTCCCCAGGCTGTCCTCGGATTACCCGCCCGCTGCCCCTATCCGCCTGCTGGCCGCAGCCGCCTCTTCCCGGGGGCCGGCGGATGGCGCCGGCGCCCCCTCCCGGGTGCGCCAGAACTTCCACCCGGACTCCGAGGCCGCCATTAATCGCCAGATCAACCTGGAGCTGTATGCCTCCTACGTGTACTTGTCCATGGCCTATTACTTCTCCCGAGATGACGTGGCCTTGCACAACTTTGCCAGATATTTCCTTCGACTGTCCCGGGAGGAGACCGAGCACGCGGAGAAGCTGATGAGGCTGCAGAACCAGCGGGGAGGACTGATCTGCTTGCAGGACATCAAGAAACCGGACCAGAACGACTGGAAGAGTGGGCTGAATGCAATGGAGTGTGCTCTGCtcttggaaaagaatgtgaaccAGTCGTTGCTGGAATTGCACACTCTGGCTTCAGACAAAGGTGACCCCCATTTGTGCGATTTCCTAGAAACCCACTATCTGAATGAGCAGGTGAAGTCTATCAAAGAACTAGGTGACCACGTGAATAACTTGGTTAAGATGGGGGCCCCCGAGTCTGGTCTGGCAGAGTACCTTTTTGACAAGCATACccttggaaatgaaaacaatcacAACTAA